A portion of the Pelodiscus sinensis isolate JC-2024 chromosome 20, ASM4963464v1, whole genome shotgun sequence genome contains these proteins:
- the FAAP100 gene encoding Fanconi anemia core complex-associated protein 100 isoform X2, with the protein MAQVGHRVDYLAGFCCPLGGLAAGKPRVLCHENEIYLSNGSEFVYVYDQEGKLLKAIYRFPDQVWHVQLLPLRRQLYILCAGNGIYCVSLEQQSRLMKQTDGPGEEGSCPSSVFPVDSEACIFPDATLCAFTLLTDAIVTLSQAQGRWWLKLHELRDPAQESLPCRQISQLGFSTCGPTGDDGDAPPSCFLPVLCCASAPGSAGPGEDLWCSGGFLLEEPLFSLLFGIDAAMLNSPMILCGFPDGQVCCVPLKALSSSDAVDAGGAVAGPAPPLKVLHRLEEPVVFVGALRTEPRAPDDPEEQPPLGDSGCDCVVVVGHYGKMVAMKAERGEEARVPEVREYYLQGPVLCAACGGGSRMYYSTHSDISAVDLEWVSDASDPESVDSAAYVLPPVLSPASLSICSVVALSLSSRASEGDSELLALSAKGRLMSCDLGSPDEPHPVRLTPEKAGQQIKQLLSGIGNVSERVSFLKKAVDQKNRALTSLNQVMNVSAALLSNQEGRKPVTCTVTARWSRLLLGDAWTLSCMLENASDCSLEQGWTLCLQLLPSACALAEGSAATAATFTFPIDRLPAGSKREVTLPLGSAEGPKLELPLTVSCALFYSLREILDSASDSYESLDELLPDDSPGLSPDKEGICLPLSECTIDILQCLRLDDSPGPGPPPSIAPADPVETFLKVSGLQPDPGNADICNQLLPKAPEALGDEYLPPSVASIKVSSELLKTALKSGGEGAPLCCAALQWLLAENPMAAALGSRAVAAVRGLAPHGGEVQLLVREVAVNNLCPAGPIQAVEILLQSPSLADLCGVHQAVIRRMQTLVLKQAAQGSAPPDLRMQYLRQIQANHEVLLKDVQSLRDRLGLEEDAGATAEKLLRVYRQLRDPSLVLL; encoded by the exons ATGGCGCAGGTGGGCCACAGGGTGGATTACCTGGCCGGGTTCTGCTGCCCGCTCGGGGGGCTGGCGGCGGGGAAGCCCCGCGTGCTGTGCCACGAGAACGAGATCTACCTGTCCAACGGCAGCGAGTTCGTCTACGTCTATGACCAGGAGGGGAAGCTGCTGAAG GCCATCTACAGGTTTCCTGATCAGGTCTGGCACgtgcagctcctgcccctgcgtAGGCAGCTCTACATTCTGTGTGCCGGAAACGGCATTTACTGCGTGTCCCTGGAGCAGCAGAGCAG GTTAATGAAGCAGACGGACGGCCCTGGTGAAGAAGGCAGCTGCCCTTCCAGCGTCTTCCCCGTCGACTCGGAGGCCTGCATCTTCCCGGACGCCACGCTGTGTGCCTTCACGCTGCTGACCGACGCCATCGTCACCCTGTCCCAGGCACAGGGCCGCTGGTGGCTGAAACTGCACGAGCTTCGGGATCCAGCCCAGGAGAGCCTGCCCTGCCGGCAGATCAGCCAGCTGGGGTTCTCCACCTGCGGCCCGACGGGCGACGACGGGGACGCGCCGCCCTCCTGCTTCCTGCCTGTCTTGTGCTGCGCCTCTGCGCCAGGCTCAGCCGGGCCCGGGGAGGACCTGTGGTGCTCGGGCGGGTTCCTGCTGGAGGAGCCCCTCTTCAGCCTGCTGTTTGGCATTGACGCGGCCATGCTCAACTCTCCCATGATTCTCTGCGGCTTCCCGGACGGACAGGTGTGCTGCGTGCCGCTGAAGGCCCTCAGCTCCTCGGACGCGGTTGACGCCGGCGGCGCTGTGGCAGGCCCAGCTCCGCCTCTGAAAGTCCTTCACCGTTTGGAAGAACCCGTCGTCTTCGTCGGAGCCTTGAGAACCGAGCCCAGAGCCCCGGACGACCCCGAGGAGCAGCCGCCGCTTGGAGACTCGGGCTGCGACTGCGTGGTGGTGGTCGGGCACTATGGCAAGATGGTGGCCATGAAGGCGGAGCGGGGAGAAGAGGCCAGGGTCCCGGAGGTCAGGGAGTACTACCTGCAAGGGCCCGTCCTGTGCGCGGCCTGCGGCGGCGGCAGCCGCATGTATTACAGCACGCACTCCGACATCTCCGCGGTCGACCTGGAGTGGGTCAGCGACGCCTCCGACCCCGAGAGCGTAGATAGCGCTGCCTACGTCCTACCTCCCGTTCTGTCTCCGGCCAGTTTAAGTATCTGTAGCGTTGTGGCGCTTTCCTTGTCTTCTCGGGCCTCCGAAG GTGACTCGGAGCTGCTGGCCCTGTCAGCGAAGGGCCGACTGATGAGCTGTGACTTAGGCAGTCCTGACGAGCCCCATCCCGTCCGGCTGACCCCCGAGAAAGCCGGCCAGCAGATCAAGCAGCTGCTGTCTGGGATAGGCAACGTCTCAGAGAG agTGTCCTTCCTGAAGAAGGCCGTGGACCAGAAGAACCGGGCCCTGACGAGCCTGAACCAGGTGATGAACGTGAGCGCGGCCTTGCTGTCCAACCAGGAGGGCCGGAAGCCTGTCACATGCACCGTGACCGCCCGCTGGAGCCGCCTGCTGCTGGGGGACGCCTGGACCCTCTCCTGCATGCTGGAGAACGCGAGCGACTGCAGCCTGGAGCAAGGCTGGACCCTCTGCCTTCAGCTGCTCCCGAGCGCCTGCGCCTTGGCGGAAGGCTCGGCCGCCACGGCCGCCACGTTCACCTTTCCAATCGACCGGCTCCCCGCCGGGAGCAAGCGGGAGGTGACGCTGCCTCTTGGCTCCGCCGAGGGCCCCAAGTTGGAGCTGCCTCTGACCGTCTCCTGTGCTCTCTTCTACAGCCTGCGCGAGATCCTGGACAGCGCCTCGGACTCCTACGAGTCTCTGGACGAGCTGCTTCCTGACGACTCTCCTGGCCTTTCCCCAGACAAAGAAGGGATCTGCCTGCCCCTGAGCGAATGCACCATCGATATCTTGCAGTGCCTTCGGCTGGACGACAgcccggggcctggcccccctccttcCATTGCCCCAGCAGACCCGGTGGAAACCTTCCTGAAAGTCTCCGGGCTGCAGCCTGACCCCGGCAACGCGGACATCTGCAACCAGCTGCTTCCCAAGGCACCGGAGGCCCTCGGAGATGAGTATCTGCCCCCGTCAGTGGCTTCTATCAAAGTGTCGTCGGAGCTGCTGAAAACCGCCCTGAAGAGCGGCGGTGAAG GCGCCCCGCtctgctgtgctgctctgcagtggCTGCTGGCGGAGAACCCCATGGCTGCGGCGCTCGGGAGCCGGGCagtggcggcggtgcggggcctGGCCCCCCATGGCGGCGAGGTGCAGCTGCTCGTCCGAGAG GTGGCTGTGAACAATCTCTGCCCCGCGGGCCCCATCCAGGCCGTGGAGATCCTGCTCCAGAGCCCTTCCCTGGCAGACCTGTGCGGCGTGCACCAGGCAGTGATCCGGCGCATGcag ACGCTGGTGCTGAAGCAGGCGGCCCAGGGCTCCGCTCCCCCGGACCTCCGCATGCAGTACCTGCGCCAGATCCAAGCCAATCATGAG GTGCTGCTGAAGGACGTGCAGTCCCTGCGGGACCGTCTGGGCCTCGAGGAGGACGCGGGCGCCACGGCGGAAAAGCTCCTGCGCGTCTACAGGCAGCTACGGGACCCCAGCCTCGTCCTCCTGTGA
- the FAAP100 gene encoding Fanconi anemia core complex-associated protein 100 isoform X1 has translation MAQVGHRVDYLAGFCCPLGGLAAGKPRVLCHENEIYLSNGSEFVYVYDQEGKLLKAIYRFPDQVWHVQLLPLRRQLYILCAGNGIYCVSLEQQSRLMKQTDGPGEEGSCPSSVFPVDSEACIFPDATLCAFTLLTDAIVTLSQAQGRWWLKLHELRDPAQESLPCRQISQLGFSTCGPTGDDGDAPPSCFLPVLCCASAPGSAGPGEDLWCSGGFLLEEPLFSLLFGIDAAMLNSPMILCGFPDGQVCCVPLKALSSSDAVDAGGAVAGPAPPLKVLHRLEEPVVFVGALRTEPRAPDDPEEQPPLGDSGCDCVVVVGHYGKMVAMKAERGEEARVPEVREYYLQGPVLCAACGGGSRMYYSTHSDISAVDLEWVSDASDPESVDSAAYVLPPVLSPASLSICSVVALSLSSRASEGDSELLALSAKGRLMSCDLGSPDEPHPVRLTPEKAGQQIKQLLSGIGNVSERVSFLKKAVDQKNRALTSLNQVMNVSAALLSNQEGRKPVTCTVTARWSRLLLGDAWTLSCMLENASDCSLEQGWTLCLQLLPSACALAEGSAATAATFTFPIDRLPAGSKREVTLPLGSAEGPKLELPLTVSCALFYSLREILDSASDSYESLDELLPDDSPGLSPDKEGICLPLSECTIDILQCLRLDDSPGPGPPPSIAPADPVETFLKVSGLQPDPGNADICNQLLPKAPEALGDEYLPPSVASIKVSSELLKTALKSGGEGAPLCCAALQWLLAENPMAAALGSRAVAAVRGLAPHGGEVQLLVREVAVNNLCPAGPIQAVEILLQSPSLADLCGVHQAVIRRMQQTLVLKQAAQGSAPPDLRMQYLRQIQANHEVLLKDVQSLRDRLGLEEDAGATAEKLLRVYRQLRDPSLVLL, from the exons ATGGCGCAGGTGGGCCACAGGGTGGATTACCTGGCCGGGTTCTGCTGCCCGCTCGGGGGGCTGGCGGCGGGGAAGCCCCGCGTGCTGTGCCACGAGAACGAGATCTACCTGTCCAACGGCAGCGAGTTCGTCTACGTCTATGACCAGGAGGGGAAGCTGCTGAAG GCCATCTACAGGTTTCCTGATCAGGTCTGGCACgtgcagctcctgcccctgcgtAGGCAGCTCTACATTCTGTGTGCCGGAAACGGCATTTACTGCGTGTCCCTGGAGCAGCAGAGCAG GTTAATGAAGCAGACGGACGGCCCTGGTGAAGAAGGCAGCTGCCCTTCCAGCGTCTTCCCCGTCGACTCGGAGGCCTGCATCTTCCCGGACGCCACGCTGTGTGCCTTCACGCTGCTGACCGACGCCATCGTCACCCTGTCCCAGGCACAGGGCCGCTGGTGGCTGAAACTGCACGAGCTTCGGGATCCAGCCCAGGAGAGCCTGCCCTGCCGGCAGATCAGCCAGCTGGGGTTCTCCACCTGCGGCCCGACGGGCGACGACGGGGACGCGCCGCCCTCCTGCTTCCTGCCTGTCTTGTGCTGCGCCTCTGCGCCAGGCTCAGCCGGGCCCGGGGAGGACCTGTGGTGCTCGGGCGGGTTCCTGCTGGAGGAGCCCCTCTTCAGCCTGCTGTTTGGCATTGACGCGGCCATGCTCAACTCTCCCATGATTCTCTGCGGCTTCCCGGACGGACAGGTGTGCTGCGTGCCGCTGAAGGCCCTCAGCTCCTCGGACGCGGTTGACGCCGGCGGCGCTGTGGCAGGCCCAGCTCCGCCTCTGAAAGTCCTTCACCGTTTGGAAGAACCCGTCGTCTTCGTCGGAGCCTTGAGAACCGAGCCCAGAGCCCCGGACGACCCCGAGGAGCAGCCGCCGCTTGGAGACTCGGGCTGCGACTGCGTGGTGGTGGTCGGGCACTATGGCAAGATGGTGGCCATGAAGGCGGAGCGGGGAGAAGAGGCCAGGGTCCCGGAGGTCAGGGAGTACTACCTGCAAGGGCCCGTCCTGTGCGCGGCCTGCGGCGGCGGCAGCCGCATGTATTACAGCACGCACTCCGACATCTCCGCGGTCGACCTGGAGTGGGTCAGCGACGCCTCCGACCCCGAGAGCGTAGATAGCGCTGCCTACGTCCTACCTCCCGTTCTGTCTCCGGCCAGTTTAAGTATCTGTAGCGTTGTGGCGCTTTCCTTGTCTTCTCGGGCCTCCGAAG GTGACTCGGAGCTGCTGGCCCTGTCAGCGAAGGGCCGACTGATGAGCTGTGACTTAGGCAGTCCTGACGAGCCCCATCCCGTCCGGCTGACCCCCGAGAAAGCCGGCCAGCAGATCAAGCAGCTGCTGTCTGGGATAGGCAACGTCTCAGAGAG agTGTCCTTCCTGAAGAAGGCCGTGGACCAGAAGAACCGGGCCCTGACGAGCCTGAACCAGGTGATGAACGTGAGCGCGGCCTTGCTGTCCAACCAGGAGGGCCGGAAGCCTGTCACATGCACCGTGACCGCCCGCTGGAGCCGCCTGCTGCTGGGGGACGCCTGGACCCTCTCCTGCATGCTGGAGAACGCGAGCGACTGCAGCCTGGAGCAAGGCTGGACCCTCTGCCTTCAGCTGCTCCCGAGCGCCTGCGCCTTGGCGGAAGGCTCGGCCGCCACGGCCGCCACGTTCACCTTTCCAATCGACCGGCTCCCCGCCGGGAGCAAGCGGGAGGTGACGCTGCCTCTTGGCTCCGCCGAGGGCCCCAAGTTGGAGCTGCCTCTGACCGTCTCCTGTGCTCTCTTCTACAGCCTGCGCGAGATCCTGGACAGCGCCTCGGACTCCTACGAGTCTCTGGACGAGCTGCTTCCTGACGACTCTCCTGGCCTTTCCCCAGACAAAGAAGGGATCTGCCTGCCCCTGAGCGAATGCACCATCGATATCTTGCAGTGCCTTCGGCTGGACGACAgcccggggcctggcccccctccttcCATTGCCCCAGCAGACCCGGTGGAAACCTTCCTGAAAGTCTCCGGGCTGCAGCCTGACCCCGGCAACGCGGACATCTGCAACCAGCTGCTTCCCAAGGCACCGGAGGCCCTCGGAGATGAGTATCTGCCCCCGTCAGTGGCTTCTATCAAAGTGTCGTCGGAGCTGCTGAAAACCGCCCTGAAGAGCGGCGGTGAAG GCGCCCCGCtctgctgtgctgctctgcagtggCTGCTGGCGGAGAACCCCATGGCTGCGGCGCTCGGGAGCCGGGCagtggcggcggtgcggggcctGGCCCCCCATGGCGGCGAGGTGCAGCTGCTCGTCCGAGAG GTGGCTGTGAACAATCTCTGCCCCGCGGGCCCCATCCAGGCCGTGGAGATCCTGCTCCAGAGCCCTTCCCTGGCAGACCTGTGCGGCGTGCACCAGGCAGTGATCCGGCGCATGcag CAGACGCTGGTGCTGAAGCAGGCGGCCCAGGGCTCCGCTCCCCCGGACCTCCGCATGCAGTACCTGCGCCAGATCCAAGCCAATCATGAG GTGCTGCTGAAGGACGTGCAGTCCCTGCGGGACCGTCTGGGCCTCGAGGAGGACGCGGGCGCCACGGCGGAAAAGCTCCTGCGCGTCTACAGGCAGCTACGGGACCCCAGCCTCGTCCTCCTGTGA
- the FAAP100 gene encoding Fanconi anemia core complex-associated protein 100 isoform X3 produces MAQVGHRVDYLAGFCCPLGGLAAGKPRVLCHENEIYLSNGSEFVYVYDQEGKLLKAIYRFPDQVWHVQLLPLRRQLYILCAGNGIYCVSLEQQSRLMKQTDGPGEEGSCPSSVFPVDSEACIFPDATLCAFTLLTDAIVTLSQAQGRWWLKLHELRDPAQESLPCRQISQLGFSTCGPTGDDGDAPPSCFLPVLCCASAPGSAGPGEDLWCSGGFLLEEPLFSLLFGIDAAMLNSPMILCGFPDGQVCCVPLKALSSSDAVDAGGAVAGPAPPLKVLHRLEEPVVFVGALRTEPRAPDDPEEQPPLGDSGCDCVVVVGHYGKMVAMKAERGEEARVPEVREYYLQGPVLCAACGGGSRMYYSTHSDISAVDLEWVSDASDPESVDSAAYVLPPVLSPASLSICSVVALSLSSRASEGDSELLALSAKGRLMSCDLGSPDEPHPVRLTPEKAGQQIKQLLSGIGNVSESLREILDSASDSYESLDELLPDDSPGLSPDKEGICLPLSECTIDILQCLRLDDSPGPGPPPSIAPADPVETFLKVSGLQPDPGNADICNQLLPKAPEALGDEYLPPSVASIKVSSELLKTALKSGGEGAPLCCAALQWLLAENPMAAALGSRAVAAVRGLAPHGGEVQLLVREVAVNNLCPAGPIQAVEILLQSPSLADLCGVHQAVIRRMQQTLVLKQAAQGSAPPDLRMQYLRQIQANHEVLLKDVQSLRDRLGLEEDAGATAEKLLRVYRQLRDPSLVLL; encoded by the exons ATGGCGCAGGTGGGCCACAGGGTGGATTACCTGGCCGGGTTCTGCTGCCCGCTCGGGGGGCTGGCGGCGGGGAAGCCCCGCGTGCTGTGCCACGAGAACGAGATCTACCTGTCCAACGGCAGCGAGTTCGTCTACGTCTATGACCAGGAGGGGAAGCTGCTGAAG GCCATCTACAGGTTTCCTGATCAGGTCTGGCACgtgcagctcctgcccctgcgtAGGCAGCTCTACATTCTGTGTGCCGGAAACGGCATTTACTGCGTGTCCCTGGAGCAGCAGAGCAG GTTAATGAAGCAGACGGACGGCCCTGGTGAAGAAGGCAGCTGCCCTTCCAGCGTCTTCCCCGTCGACTCGGAGGCCTGCATCTTCCCGGACGCCACGCTGTGTGCCTTCACGCTGCTGACCGACGCCATCGTCACCCTGTCCCAGGCACAGGGCCGCTGGTGGCTGAAACTGCACGAGCTTCGGGATCCAGCCCAGGAGAGCCTGCCCTGCCGGCAGATCAGCCAGCTGGGGTTCTCCACCTGCGGCCCGACGGGCGACGACGGGGACGCGCCGCCCTCCTGCTTCCTGCCTGTCTTGTGCTGCGCCTCTGCGCCAGGCTCAGCCGGGCCCGGGGAGGACCTGTGGTGCTCGGGCGGGTTCCTGCTGGAGGAGCCCCTCTTCAGCCTGCTGTTTGGCATTGACGCGGCCATGCTCAACTCTCCCATGATTCTCTGCGGCTTCCCGGACGGACAGGTGTGCTGCGTGCCGCTGAAGGCCCTCAGCTCCTCGGACGCGGTTGACGCCGGCGGCGCTGTGGCAGGCCCAGCTCCGCCTCTGAAAGTCCTTCACCGTTTGGAAGAACCCGTCGTCTTCGTCGGAGCCTTGAGAACCGAGCCCAGAGCCCCGGACGACCCCGAGGAGCAGCCGCCGCTTGGAGACTCGGGCTGCGACTGCGTGGTGGTGGTCGGGCACTATGGCAAGATGGTGGCCATGAAGGCGGAGCGGGGAGAAGAGGCCAGGGTCCCGGAGGTCAGGGAGTACTACCTGCAAGGGCCCGTCCTGTGCGCGGCCTGCGGCGGCGGCAGCCGCATGTATTACAGCACGCACTCCGACATCTCCGCGGTCGACCTGGAGTGGGTCAGCGACGCCTCCGACCCCGAGAGCGTAGATAGCGCTGCCTACGTCCTACCTCCCGTTCTGTCTCCGGCCAGTTTAAGTATCTGTAGCGTTGTGGCGCTTTCCTTGTCTTCTCGGGCCTCCGAAG GTGACTCGGAGCTGCTGGCCCTGTCAGCGAAGGGCCGACTGATGAGCTGTGACTTAGGCAGTCCTGACGAGCCCCATCCCGTCCGGCTGACCCCCGAGAAAGCCGGCCAGCAGATCAAGCAGCTGCTGTCTGGGATAGGCAACGTCTCAGAGAG CCTGCGCGAGATCCTGGACAGCGCCTCGGACTCCTACGAGTCTCTGGACGAGCTGCTTCCTGACGACTCTCCTGGCCTTTCCCCAGACAAAGAAGGGATCTGCCTGCCCCTGAGCGAATGCACCATCGATATCTTGCAGTGCCTTCGGCTGGACGACAgcccggggcctggcccccctccttcCATTGCCCCAGCAGACCCGGTGGAAACCTTCCTGAAAGTCTCCGGGCTGCAGCCTGACCCCGGCAACGCGGACATCTGCAACCAGCTGCTTCCCAAGGCACCGGAGGCCCTCGGAGATGAGTATCTGCCCCCGTCAGTGGCTTCTATCAAAGTGTCGTCGGAGCTGCTGAAAACCGCCCTGAAGAGCGGCGGTGAAG GCGCCCCGCtctgctgtgctgctctgcagtggCTGCTGGCGGAGAACCCCATGGCTGCGGCGCTCGGGAGCCGGGCagtggcggcggtgcggggcctGGCCCCCCATGGCGGCGAGGTGCAGCTGCTCGTCCGAGAG GTGGCTGTGAACAATCTCTGCCCCGCGGGCCCCATCCAGGCCGTGGAGATCCTGCTCCAGAGCCCTTCCCTGGCAGACCTGTGCGGCGTGCACCAGGCAGTGATCCGGCGCATGcag CAGACGCTGGTGCTGAAGCAGGCGGCCCAGGGCTCCGCTCCCCCGGACCTCCGCATGCAGTACCTGCGCCAGATCCAAGCCAATCATGAG GTGCTGCTGAAGGACGTGCAGTCCCTGCGGGACCGTCTGGGCCTCGAGGAGGACGCGGGCGCCACGGCGGAAAAGCTCCTGCGCGTCTACAGGCAGCTACGGGACCCCAGCCTCGTCCTCCTGTGA